Proteins encoded by one window of Conger conger chromosome 1, fConCon1.1, whole genome shotgun sequence:
- the gpn2 gene encoding GPN-loop GTPase 2, translating into MSCGPAPPPVPPPAPLRFGQVVIGPAGSGKTTYCRGMAEFLRLLGRKVAVVNLDPASEGVPFACAVDVSELVALGDVMDGLRLGPNGGLLYCMEYLEANLDWLRARLQPLADHYVLFDCPGQVELYTHQTSVKNIFAQLAQWNFRLTAVHLVDSHYCADPAKFISVLCTSLSTMLHVELPHVNVLSKMDLIEQYGKLAFNLDFYTEVMDLSYLLEHLAADPFFKKFLRLNQKLAEVIQDYSLVSFVPLNVQDKDSMLQVMRVVDKANGCCYGDLEERNIQAMMSAAVGAEFHFDATLGVQERYVGASEQTIEEEVRDL; encoded by the exons ATGTCGTGTGGGCCCGCGCCCCCTCCCGTGCCCCCTCCCGCGCCCCTGCGCTTTGGGCAGGTGGTGATCGGGCCGGCCGGCTCGGGGAAGACCACGTACTGCCGCGGCATGGCGGAGTTCCTGCGGCTGCTGGGGCGGAAGGTGGCGGTGGTGAACCTGGACCCGGCGAGCGAGGGAGTGCCGTTCGCGTGCGCGGTGGACGTGTCCGAGCTGGTGGCGCTGGGGGACGTGATGGACGGGCTGCGGCTCGGCCCCAACGGGGGCCTGCTGTACTGCATGGAGTACCTGGAGGCCAACCTGGACTGGCTCCGGGCCCGGCTGCAGCCACTCGCTGACCACTACGTCCTGTTCGACTGCCCCGGCCAGGTGGAGCTCTACACCCACCAGACCTCCGTGAAGAACATCTTCGCTCAGCTCGCCCAGTGGAACTTCAGG CTGACGGCGGTGCACCTTGTAGACTCTCATTACTGTGCCGATCCTGCCAAGTTTATCTCTGTCCTCTGCACATCGCTGTCCACCATGCTACACGTGGAGCTGCCCCATGTGAACGTGCTCTCCAAGATGGACCTGATCGAGCAGTACGGCAAGCTGG cctttAACCTGGACTTCTACACGGAGGTGATGGACCTCTCCTACCTGCTGGAGCACCTGGCAGCCGACCCCTTCTTTAAGAAGTTCCTTCGTCTGAACCAGAAGCTGGCCGAGGTCATCCAGGACTACAGCCTGGTGTCTTTCGTCCCACTTAACGTGCAg GACAAAGACAGCATGCTGCAGGTGATGCGGGTGGTGGATAAGGCCAATGGATGTTGCTACGGCGACCTGGAGGAACGGAACATCCAGGCCATGATGTCCGCTGCTGTGGGGGCGGAGTTCCACTTCGATGC CACTCTGGGAGTTCAGGAGAGGTACGTGGGAGCCAGTGAGCAAACCATCGAGGAGGAAGTGCGAGACCTGTag